A genomic segment from Malus domestica chromosome 05, GDT2T_hap1 encodes:
- the LOC139196211 gene encoding uncharacterized protein, whose protein sequence is MALSEFSLQYVPQKAVKGQALADFLAQHPSPYGFGSADVEIGMVVTRDNYWTMYFDGSSTSSSAGAGIVIQSPHNDRWYFSLKLDFDCTNNQAEYEALVIGLGLLLDLHATRVLVFGDSELVINQINGSFRCMSCTLAPYHMVASYLAESFDGITFEHASRVHNTDVDELAQIASGAQLLGANPPSRQCDTHQGHVPAVVVRSA, encoded by the exons atggcgttgtccgagttcAGTTTGCAATATGTGCCGCAAAAAGCTGTGAAAGGACAggcgttggccgatttccttgccCAGCACCCTTCGCCTTACGGTTTCGGGAGTGCTgacgtcgaaatcggcatggtggtgacccgcgacaattattggacgatgtatttcgatggttctAGTACTTCGTCATCTGCCGGCGcaggcatcgtcattcaatctcctcacaacgatcgttggtatttttcgctcaaattggatttcgattgcaccaataatcaggccgaatacgaggcGCTGGTCATTGGTCTGGGCCTCCTTCTTGACCTACATGCCACTCGTGTCCTCGTCTTCGGGGATTCTGAACTagtgattaaccaaattaatgggtcttttcgctgcatgagttgtactctggcgccgtaccacatggtcgccagctatttggccgagtcttttgacggtattacattcgagCATGCTTCCCgggttcataataccgacgtagacgagttggctcaaatcgcctccggtgcacaactcctggggg caaatcctccgtcgagacaatgtgatacgcaccagggtcatgtccCTGCCGTCGTTGTTAGATCGGCATGA